In Hahella sp. KA22, one genomic interval encodes:
- a CDS encoding type II toxin-antitoxin system HipA family toxin: protein MNTEVFVFADWEEFDEPVLVGRLRSTVTKNREHFSFHYDEGWLKLPSAQQIDPDLHLFSGEQHSSNSNNFRAFLDSCPDRWGRLLMNRREAILARQQERRPKVLHEMDYLLGVHDLYRQGALRFKQSIEGAFLDNDERLAAPPISSLRELEYAAQQVEDSNSDDPEYLRWLYMLMSPGSSLGGARPKASVVDEANHLWIAKFPSRHDDHDIAAWEFTAYQLALAAGIVMAPCRIERFNSHHHTFLTQRFDRTATSRLHFTSALTQLGYYDGDYDASYIELAQFLTERGSNTRDDLAQLWRRIIFNIAISNTDDHLRNHGFIYQKGGWVLSPAYDINPVTPSNGLHLNITDNDNSLDYDLAMDVIEFFQLGVSEANAIKDEVLHSVSQWESVAKSVGISRADRQMMASAFNVG, encoded by the coding sequence ATGAACACTGAAGTCTTTGTATTTGCTGACTGGGAGGAATTCGATGAACCAGTTTTGGTTGGGAGACTCCGCTCTACTGTCACCAAGAATAGAGAGCATTTCAGCTTTCATTATGATGAGGGGTGGCTGAAGCTTCCCAGCGCACAGCAAATAGACCCTGACCTCCATTTGTTCTCCGGCGAGCAACATAGCTCAAACTCAAATAACTTTCGCGCATTTCTGGACTCTTGTCCTGATCGTTGGGGACGCTTGCTGATGAACCGTCGCGAAGCGATCTTAGCGCGTCAGCAGGAAAGGCGCCCCAAGGTGCTTCATGAGATGGACTATCTCCTCGGCGTCCATGATCTTTATCGCCAAGGCGCCTTGAGATTTAAACAGTCAATAGAGGGCGCCTTTCTTGATAACGACGAGCGACTGGCGGCCCCGCCCATATCCTCGTTAAGGGAGCTGGAGTACGCCGCCCAGCAAGTAGAAGACAGCAACAGTGATGATCCCGAGTATCTAAGATGGCTCTACATGTTGATGTCGCCAGGCTCATCACTAGGTGGCGCTCGCCCCAAGGCAAGCGTGGTGGATGAGGCGAATCACTTGTGGATCGCTAAATTTCCGAGTCGCCATGACGACCATGACATTGCTGCGTGGGAGTTTACGGCTTATCAATTGGCGTTGGCGGCGGGGATAGTGATGGCTCCGTGCAGAATTGAGAGATTCAATAGCCATCACCACACGTTTTTAACCCAGCGTTTTGATCGCACTGCTACGAGTCGCCTGCATTTCACCTCAGCATTAACGCAGCTTGGTTACTATGATGGCGACTACGACGCCAGTTACATCGAATTGGCGCAGTTTCTTACTGAGAGAGGCTCCAACACCAGAGATGATTTGGCGCAACTATGGCGTCGTATCATTTTTAACATTGCGATTTCCAATACGGATGATCACTTGCGTAACCATGGGTTTATCTATCAAAAGGGAGGATGGGTTTTATCTCCGGCTTACGATATTAATCCTGTTACACCCTCTAATGGGCTGCATTTGAATATTACTGATAATGACAATAGCCTGGACTACGATTTAGCGATGGATGTGATCGAGTTTTTTCAACTAGGCGTCAGTGAAGCGAATGCGATAAAGGATGAAGTGCTGCACAGTGTTAGCCAGTGGGAATCGGTGGCCAAAAGCGTCGGTATCAGCCGAGCTGATCGACAAATGATGGCTTCAGCATTCAATGTCGGATAA
- a CDS encoding response regulator, translating to MKTRILYIENHPVFAATAQDVFLSDCEVTVTPDKASAMAVLEAERFDLALIDFDLDDCKGDEVTREIRVRFPQLKIIAVSSHAPGNAKIQEAGAAVICGKMEFSKIRETIERVLERPI from the coding sequence ATGAAAACCCGCATACTTTATATCGAAAATCACCCTGTCTTCGCCGCTACGGCGCAGGATGTCTTTTTGTCGGACTGTGAGGTCACTGTGACGCCGGATAAGGCGTCCGCCATGGCGGTATTGGAAGCGGAACGCTTTGACCTGGCGCTGATCGATTTTGATCTGGACGACTGCAAAGGCGATGAGGTTACGCGGGAGATTCGCGTGCGCTTTCCCCAGTTGAAAATCATCGCGGTTTCATCTCATGCGCCAGGAAACGCGAAAATTCAGGAAGCAGGCGCCGCGGTTATTTGCGGGAAAATGGAGTTCAGTAAGATCAGAGAAACGATAGAGAGGGTTTTAGAACGCCCAATATGA
- a CDS encoding cyd operon YbgE family protein → MSHPVDYMAYGPLYAGWARGLSLLSALALAAMAFAAPQLIAASSAELKHGLLTLCLWGVSAGFVHGVGYVPRLTIWRWTLGPYVGWPVMALCVYLWVM, encoded by the coding sequence ATGAGCCATCCCGTCGACTACATGGCTTACGGGCCACTTTACGCTGGATGGGCGCGGGGCTTGTCATTGCTGAGCGCCCTGGCGCTGGCCGCCATGGCGTTCGCCGCGCCGCAGCTCATCGCCGCCAGCTCAGCGGAACTCAAACACGGCCTGCTGACGCTATGCCTGTGGGGCGTCAGCGCCGGCTTCGTCCACGGCGTCGGCTACGTCCCGCGCCTGACAATCTGGCGCTGGACGCTGGGCCCCTACGTAGGCTGGCCAGTGATGGCGTTATGCGTGTATTTGTGGGTGATGTGA
- a CDS encoding cytochrome ubiquinol oxidase subunit I — protein MISENVVDLSRLQFAITAFYHFLFVPLTLGLAFLLAIMESAYVMTGRQVYQDMVKFWGKLFGINFALGVTTGLTMEFQFGTNWAYYSHYVGDIFGAPLAIEGLMAFFLESTFIGLFFFGWDRLSKVQHLAVTWLVAIGSNLSALWILIANGWMQNPVGAEFNYQTMRMEMVSFSELIFNPVAQVKFVHTVSAGYVTGAMFVLGISSYYLLKKRDLPFARRSFAIAASFGFASILSVIVLGDESGYELGDVQRTKLAAIEAEWETVEPPAAFTLFGIPDSENMKTDYAVKVPGALGLIATRSIDEEVTGIKDLIVEHEERIRRGMQAYALLQKLKGGDQSAETLSAFDALKKDLGYGLLLKKYTDNVVDASEAQIKQAAQGTIPSVGPMFWTFRIMVGLGFAMLFLIGLAFYHSSRHNVERQRWLLKALLFAIPLPWISSEMGWFVAEFGRQPWSIGEVLPTYLSASTRSATDLYMSLAGFIGFYTLLLVAEMYLMFRYARLGPSSLHTGRYDLEQPAASAAANA, from the coding sequence ATGATCAGTGAAAACGTGGTGGACCTGTCGCGGCTCCAGTTCGCGATCACCGCCTTCTACCATTTTCTGTTCGTGCCTTTAACCCTGGGACTGGCGTTTCTTCTCGCCATCATGGAGTCGGCTTATGTGATGACCGGCAGGCAGGTCTATCAGGACATGGTCAAGTTCTGGGGCAAGCTGTTCGGCATCAACTTCGCGCTCGGCGTCACCACCGGCCTGACGATGGAGTTCCAATTCGGGACCAACTGGGCCTATTACTCTCATTATGTGGGCGATATCTTTGGCGCGCCGCTGGCCATTGAGGGACTGATGGCGTTCTTTCTGGAGTCCACCTTCATCGGTTTATTTTTCTTCGGCTGGGATCGCCTCAGCAAGGTCCAGCATCTGGCGGTCACCTGGCTGGTGGCGATCGGCTCCAACCTGTCCGCACTGTGGATTCTCATCGCCAACGGCTGGATGCAAAACCCGGTCGGCGCCGAATTCAATTATCAGACCATGCGCATGGAAATGGTCAGCTTCAGCGAACTGATTTTCAACCCGGTGGCGCAGGTGAAATTCGTTCACACCGTCTCCGCCGGTTATGTCACTGGAGCCATGTTCGTGCTGGGAATTTCTTCCTACTATCTGTTGAAAAAGCGCGACCTGCCTTTCGCAAGACGCTCATTCGCCATCGCCGCCAGTTTTGGCTTCGCGTCCATACTCTCCGTCATCGTGCTTGGCGACGAGTCAGGTTACGAATTAGGAGACGTACAGCGCACCAAGCTCGCCGCCATCGAAGCGGAGTGGGAAACGGTTGAACCGCCGGCGGCTTTTACGCTTTTCGGCATTCCCGACAGCGAAAACATGAAGACGGATTATGCAGTCAAAGTGCCTGGCGCCCTGGGCCTGATCGCGACCCGTTCCATTGATGAAGAAGTCACGGGCATCAAGGATCTGATCGTCGAGCATGAAGAGCGTATTCGCCGCGGCATGCAGGCCTATGCGCTACTGCAAAAACTCAAAGGCGGCGATCAGTCTGCGGAAACCCTGTCGGCCTTCGATGCGCTGAAAAAAGACCTGGGCTATGGCCTGTTGCTGAAGAAGTACACGGACAATGTGGTGGATGCGAGCGAAGCGCAGATCAAGCAGGCGGCGCAAGGCACCATTCCCTCCGTAGGCCCCATGTTCTGGACGTTCCGTATCATGGTCGGCCTGGGATTCGCCATGCTTTTCCTTATAGGACTGGCGTTCTATCACAGCTCCCGACATAACGTGGAGCGTCAGCGCTGGCTGCTGAAGGCGCTGCTGTTCGCCATTCCCCTGCCCTGGATCTCCTCAGAGATGGGCTGGTTCGTCGCCGAGTTCGGGCGCCAACCCTGGTCCATCGGTGAGGTGCTGCCAACTTACTTGTCCGCCTCCACTCGCTCAGCGACGGATTTGTACATGAGTCTGGCCGGTTTCATCGGATTCTACACCCTGCTGCTGGTGGCGGAGATGTACCTGATGTTTCGCTATGCGCGTCTGGGGCCCTCCAGTCTGCACACCGGGCGCTATGACCTCGAACAGCCGGCCGCCTCTGCAGCCGCCAACGCCTAA
- the cydX gene encoding cytochrome bd-I oxidase subunit CydX gives MWYFTWILGVLLACSFGLINALWLEVTENFDREPDIKD, from the coding sequence ATGTGGTATTTCACCTGGATTCTGGGCGTATTGTTGGCGTGCTCATTCGGCCTGATCAACGCCCTGTGGCTGGAAGTCACCGAGAACTTCGACCGCGAACCCGACATCAAGGATTAA
- a CDS encoding sigma-54-dependent Fis family transcriptional regulator, producing MTESSYPTLPAISSMLEAIPAPAVLLDRDYRIRAANDAYRRTFQQDGALLNRHCYEVSHGYSVPCDQAGETCPLRQCQESGRRQRMLHIHNTPKGREHVDVELSPIRDEEGEIRFYVEIMQPAHPGRRERSERRMIGFSNAYTHMLELLSRAAPADISVLLLGESGTGKELAAEYLHERSPRASKPFVTVECSGLTDSLFESELFGHEKGAFTGATHRKMGLVEAAAGGTLFLDEVGDIPLSMQVKLLRLLESGAYRPVGGVTPKQADFRLVCATHQPLQELVREGRFRQDLYYRISPFPVRLPALRDRCDDVLHLARHLLDSLSKQRILNFAENAEHWLRQQSFPGNIRELRNRIERAILLCDGSNIEASHLQLAEEAATDDRSLIEAAEEKLLTLEEAELRYLQQAFERHQGDNASLARALGVSERTLYRKIRTLKQGSASPHR from the coding sequence ATGACAGAGTCCTCCTATCCCACACTCCCCGCTATCAGCTCCATGCTGGAAGCGATTCCTGCACCTGCTGTGTTGCTGGATCGCGACTACCGTATTCGCGCCGCCAATGACGCCTATCGCCGCACCTTTCAACAGGACGGCGCCTTGTTAAATCGCCATTGCTATGAAGTGTCCCACGGCTACTCCGTGCCTTGTGATCAGGCGGGGGAGACCTGCCCTTTGCGTCAGTGCCAGGAGAGCGGTCGACGACAGCGCATGCTGCATATTCACAACACGCCGAAGGGGCGCGAGCATGTGGATGTGGAGCTCAGTCCGATTCGCGACGAAGAAGGCGAAATTCGCTTCTATGTCGAGATCATGCAGCCGGCGCATCCTGGCCGCAGGGAGCGCAGCGAACGCCGCATGATCGGGTTCAGTAACGCGTACACGCATATGCTGGAGCTACTCAGCCGGGCTGCGCCAGCGGATATCAGCGTGTTGTTATTGGGGGAGTCGGGAACCGGCAAGGAGCTGGCGGCGGAATACCTGCATGAACGCAGCCCTCGCGCAAGCAAACCCTTCGTCACCGTGGAGTGCTCCGGGTTGACCGACAGCCTGTTTGAAAGTGAATTATTCGGGCATGAGAAGGGCGCTTTCACCGGCGCGACGCACCGCAAGATGGGACTGGTGGAGGCCGCAGCGGGCGGTACGCTGTTTCTGGATGAAGTGGGCGATATTCCTCTGAGCATGCAGGTTAAGCTGTTGCGTCTGCTGGAATCCGGCGCCTATCGTCCGGTGGGTGGGGTGACGCCCAAACAGGCGGACTTCCGCCTGGTTTGCGCCACGCATCAGCCGTTACAGGAACTGGTGCGGGAAGGGCGTTTTCGTCAGGATCTGTACTATCGCATCAGTCCTTTTCCTGTGCGCTTGCCGGCGTTGCGCGACCGCTGCGACGATGTGCTTCATCTGGCTCGGCATCTTCTCGACAGTCTTAGCAAACAACGTATTCTTAACTTCGCAGAAAATGCGGAGCATTGGCTGCGACAACAGTCCTTTCCCGGTAACATCCGGGAATTGCGGAACCGGATTGAAAGGGCGATTCTGCTCTGCGACGGCTCGAACATCGAAGCCTCTCACCTGCAACTTGCTGAAGAGGCGGCGACTGATGACCGCTCGCTTATCGAGGCTGCAGAAGAGAAGCTTCTGACCTTGGAAGAAGCCGAGCTTCGCTACTTGCAACAGGCGTTTGAGCGACATCAGGGCGATAATGCGTCTCTGGCCAGAGCACTGGGCGTTAGCGAAAGAACGTTATATCGGAAAATCAGGACATTGAAACAAGGGTCAGCCTCGCCCCACCGATAG
- a CDS encoding helix-turn-helix domain-containing protein gives MPGEKRSAIVFPKNQKVLSQLGENIKLARKRRNYTQTLISERTGLSRLTIRRIEQGDAKVSMGHYVAVLGVLGLVEDLAKVASDDELGRKLQDIKLLSKQK, from the coding sequence ATGCCTGGTGAAAAAAGAAGCGCTATTGTTTTTCCCAAGAACCAAAAGGTTCTCTCACAGTTAGGTGAGAACATAAAGTTGGCCAGAAAGCGTAGAAACTATACTCAGACTCTGATTTCCGAGCGGACTGGGCTCAGTCGGTTAACTATTCGCAGAATCGAGCAAGGAGACGCCAAAGTGTCTATGGGGCATTATGTGGCGGTATTAGGCGTACTAGGATTAGTAGAGGACTTGGCGAAAGTGGCTAGTGACGATGAATTGGGACGCAAACTACAGGATATTAAGCTTCTGAGTAAGCAAAAATGA
- a CDS encoding chitinase C-terminal domain-containing protein, translating into MKMKLLTATLIAAGALSQSAFAYDCAGLSDWDSGAVYNGGAKVKHKNSAYQAAYWSQGADPETHSGDWQEWKPLGQCDDGGPVDNKPPSVTLTAPKSGSEYAVGDTVVLSADASDEDGSVAKVTFMVDDKVVGEDDSAPYSVEWKAELGAHTVSAAAVDDDNADATTGKASIKVTDGDTPPDNQAPTASVTSPKAGEEFNVDDNVNISVDAADADGSVSKVEFYVDNALIGEDDAAPYEMAWKAKAGGHSIAAKAIDDKGLSGMAPAVAIKVNGGTDPGGEDCRPEGLYQTPGVDVPYCSIYDENGREKMGADHPRRIIGYFTSWRTGKNGAPSYLASDIPWEKLTHINYAFAHVDGNNKISVGNVNNPDNPATGLTWDGVEGAEMDPSYSYKGHFNLLNKFKKQYPNVKTLISVGGWAETGGYFDDDGKRVDSGGFYTMTTNADNSINQQGINTFADSVVAFLRSYGFDGVDIDYEYPTSMNDAGNPDDFAIANARRAGLMASYVELMKTLREKLDAASAEDGKHYMLTIASPSSGYLLRGMEVMQITPYLDYVNIMSYDLHGAWNQFVGPNAALYDTGEDVELKAWNYYNTSQYQRIGYLNTDWAYKYFRGTMQAGRINIGVPYYTRGWQGVNGGDNGLWGTASAPDQNNCPPGTGSGDKNDCGHGAVGIDNIWHDLDKQGNEMGAGSNPLWHAKNLAEGVAGSYIADYGLDPANDPTDVLTGSYSRHYDSTAVAPWLWNAEKRVFLSIEDEESIGVKAKYVADNGIGGVMFWELAGDYDWNADKGEYFMGDTLTTQFYDAFKNATPYGDQVGSDVPATSLDIKYSISGFKLGDQNYPINPKLKITNNSGQTIPGGATFEFNVPTAIPDTISDQSGVGLKVIASGANSSGNNIGGLDNDHHKVAFTLKNYQALADGESMDITLNYQLPMSTPSSWRVKIGGATFALKQEHPELPAGSLDGGDNGDGGDNGGDDGGNDGGSCADANVDPSKVNVYPNWTQSDWQGNPTHAGSGDLMSHNKVVYRAGWWTQSTPGSDGSWTLVCRF; encoded by the coding sequence ATGAAAATGAAATTGCTGACCGCCACCTTGATTGCTGCGGGAGCCCTCAGCCAATCGGCGTTCGCCTATGATTGCGCGGGCCTTTCCGACTGGGACAGCGGCGCCGTATATAACGGCGGCGCGAAAGTGAAGCACAAAAACAGCGCCTATCAGGCGGCCTACTGGTCGCAGGGCGCTGATCCTGAAACCCATTCCGGCGACTGGCAGGAGTGGAAGCCTTTGGGGCAATGCGATGATGGCGGTCCTGTCGACAACAAACCGCCCAGCGTGACGCTGACAGCGCCTAAGTCCGGCTCTGAATACGCCGTCGGCGACACTGTCGTGCTATCCGCAGACGCGTCCGATGAGGACGGCTCCGTCGCCAAAGTAACCTTTATGGTGGACGACAAAGTGGTCGGCGAAGACGACAGCGCGCCTTATTCCGTTGAGTGGAAGGCGGAGCTGGGCGCCCACACTGTCAGCGCCGCCGCTGTGGATGACGATAATGCGGACGCGACGACCGGCAAGGCCAGCATTAAAGTCACCGACGGTGATACGCCACCGGATAATCAAGCGCCTACGGCCAGCGTCACCTCACCCAAAGCGGGTGAAGAATTCAATGTGGACGACAACGTCAATATCAGCGTTGACGCCGCGGATGCGGACGGCTCTGTGAGCAAGGTGGAGTTCTATGTGGACAACGCCCTGATCGGCGAGGACGACGCTGCGCCTTACGAAATGGCTTGGAAAGCCAAGGCCGGCGGCCATAGCATCGCCGCCAAGGCGATAGACGATAAGGGGCTGAGCGGCATGGCGCCGGCGGTCGCCATCAAAGTGAACGGCGGAACCGATCCCGGCGGTGAAGACTGCCGTCCTGAAGGTCTGTATCAGACTCCCGGCGTCGATGTGCCCTACTGCAGCATCTATGACGAGAATGGCCGCGAAAAAATGGGCGCGGATCATCCCCGTCGCATCATCGGCTACTTCACGTCCTGGCGCACTGGTAAGAATGGCGCGCCGTCCTATCTGGCCAGCGATATTCCCTGGGAGAAGCTGACCCACATTAACTACGCCTTTGCTCATGTAGACGGAAACAACAAGATCTCCGTGGGCAATGTGAATAATCCGGACAACCCCGCCACCGGTCTCACTTGGGATGGCGTGGAAGGCGCGGAAATGGACCCGAGCTATTCCTATAAGGGCCATTTCAACCTGCTGAACAAGTTCAAGAAGCAGTATCCCAACGTGAAGACCCTGATCTCCGTTGGCGGCTGGGCGGAAACCGGCGGCTATTTCGACGATGACGGCAAGCGCGTCGACAGCGGCGGCTTCTACACCATGACCACCAATGCGGATAACAGCATCAACCAGCAGGGCATCAACACCTTCGCCGATTCGGTGGTGGCGTTCCTGCGTTCTTATGGCTTTGACGGGGTGGATATCGACTATGAATATCCCACCAGCATGAATGACGCCGGCAACCCGGATGATTTCGCCATCGCCAACGCCCGTCGCGCTGGTTTGATGGCCTCTTACGTGGAACTGATGAAAACTCTGCGTGAGAAGCTGGACGCCGCCTCAGCGGAAGACGGCAAGCACTACATGCTGACCATCGCTTCGCCTTCTTCAGGATATCTGCTGCGGGGCATGGAAGTGATGCAGATCACGCCGTATCTGGACTACGTCAACATCATGTCTTACGACCTGCACGGCGCCTGGAACCAGTTCGTTGGTCCCAACGCGGCCTTGTATGACACCGGCGAAGACGTGGAGTTGAAAGCCTGGAACTACTACAACACCTCTCAGTATCAGCGCATTGGTTATCTGAATACCGACTGGGCCTACAAGTATTTCCGTGGAACCATGCAGGCGGGGCGCATCAATATCGGCGTGCCTTATTACACCCGCGGCTGGCAGGGCGTGAACGGCGGCGACAACGGTCTGTGGGGCACGGCTTCCGCGCCGGATCAGAACAACTGTCCTCCCGGCACCGGCTCTGGCGATAAGAATGACTGCGGCCATGGCGCCGTGGGCATCGACAACATCTGGCATGACCTGGATAAACAGGGCAATGAGATGGGCGCCGGCTCCAACCCGCTGTGGCACGCCAAGAACCTGGCGGAAGGCGTGGCGGGCAGTTACATCGCGGACTACGGCCTTGATCCGGCCAATGATCCTACCGATGTGCTGACCGGTTCCTACAGTCGCCACTATGATTCGACCGCAGTGGCGCCTTGGTTGTGGAATGCTGAAAAACGCGTGTTCCTGTCCATCGAAGATGAAGAGTCTATTGGCGTTAAAGCCAAGTATGTCGCGGATAACGGCATTGGCGGCGTTATGTTCTGGGAACTGGCTGGCGACTACGACTGGAACGCGGACAAGGGTGAGTACTTCATGGGCGACACCCTGACTACGCAGTTCTATGACGCGTTCAAAAACGCGACGCCATACGGTGATCAGGTCGGCTCCGACGTGCCGGCGACCAGTCTGGACATCAAGTACAGCATCAGCGGCTTCAAACTGGGCGATCAGAACTATCCGATCAATCCCAAACTGAAGATCACCAACAACTCGGGTCAGACCATCCCTGGTGGAGCCACCTTTGAGTTCAACGTGCCTACGGCGATCCCTGACACTATCAGCGATCAGAGCGGCGTCGGTCTGAAAGTCATCGCCAGCGGCGCTAACAGCTCCGGCAACAACATCGGCGGTCTGGACAACGATCACCACAAGGTGGCGTTCACCCTGAAAAACTATCAGGCCCTGGCGGACGGCGAGAGCATGGACATCACGCTCAACTATCAGCTGCCCATGTCGACGCCTTCCAGCTGGAGAGTGAAAATCGGCGGCGCCACCTTCGCTCTGAAACAAGAGCACCCGGAACTGCCCGCAGGCTCTCTGGATGGCGGCGATAATGGCGACGGTGGAGACAACGGTGGCGATGATGGCGGTAACGACGGCGGCTCCTGCGCCGACGCCAACGTCGATCCCAGCAAAGTGAACGTCTATCCCAACTGGACCCAGAGCGACTGGCAAGGCAATCCCACCCATGCCGGCTCCGGCGACCTGATGTCCCACAACAAGGTCGTCTACCGCGCAGGCTGGTGGACCCAATCCACCCCAGGCAGCGACGGCAGCTGGACCCTGGTGTGCCGCTTCTAA
- the cydB gene encoding cytochrome d ubiquinol oxidase subunit II, whose translation MFDYETLKLTWWVLVGVLLIGFAVTDGFDMGVGALLRIIGKNDNERRVLLNTVGPHWDGNQVWFITAGGAIFAAWPVVYAVAFSGLYWALLLVLFAMFFRPVGFEYRSKMEDPRWRNAWDWGLTAGGAVPALVFGVAFGNLFLGTPFKLDELMRSEYTGSFWALLNPFALLCGVVSLSMLAMHGAAYLQMRTEGELRQRASGYTRLLALVVAAGFTLAGIWLYFGIEGYVVTASADVGAAMTPLQKSVELKEGAWLANYGKYPITLAAPILAYTGLLLTLVMTAAQRSGLAFVGSSLALTGIICTAGFSLFPFVMPSNLMPGHSLTLWDVTSSEKTLNIMFWVAMIFVPIVLSYTLWGYYKMWGRLSTDFIESNKHGVY comes from the coding sequence ATGTTTGATTATGAAACGCTGAAACTTACCTGGTGGGTGCTGGTCGGCGTATTGCTGATTGGCTTTGCGGTGACCGACGGCTTCGATATGGGCGTGGGCGCGCTGCTACGCATCATCGGCAAAAACGACAACGAGCGGCGGGTGCTGCTGAATACCGTCGGCCCGCACTGGGATGGCAACCAAGTCTGGTTCATCACCGCCGGCGGCGCCATTTTCGCGGCCTGGCCAGTGGTTTACGCCGTCGCATTTTCCGGTCTGTACTGGGCGTTGCTGCTGGTGTTGTTCGCCATGTTCTTCCGTCCGGTTGGCTTCGAGTACCGCTCCAAAATGGAAGATCCACGCTGGCGCAACGCCTGGGACTGGGGACTGACCGCCGGCGGCGCCGTGCCCGCGCTGGTGTTCGGCGTCGCTTTCGGCAACCTGTTCCTGGGAACGCCATTCAAACTGGATGAGTTGATGCGCTCCGAATACACTGGCTCGTTCTGGGCGTTGCTGAATCCGTTCGCGCTTCTGTGCGGGGTCGTCAGTCTAAGCATGCTGGCCATGCACGGCGCCGCATATCTGCAAATGCGCACCGAGGGCGAGCTGCGTCAACGCGCCAGTGGTTACACGCGTCTGCTGGCTTTGGTGGTGGCGGCCGGCTTCACTCTGGCGGGAATCTGGTTGTACTTCGGCATTGAAGGATACGTCGTCACCGCCAGCGCTGATGTCGGCGCCGCCATGACGCCTCTACAGAAATCCGTCGAACTGAAAGAGGGCGCCTGGCTGGCCAATTACGGCAAATATCCAATCACTCTGGCGGCGCCTATTCTGGCCTACACAGGCTTGCTCCTGACGCTGGTCATGACCGCCGCCCAGCGCAGCGGACTGGCTTTTGTGGGCAGTTCCCTGGCGCTGACCGGCATTATCTGCACCGCCGGCTTCAGTCTGTTTCCCTTTGTGATGCCCTCCAACCTCATGCCGGGACACAGCCTGACGCTGTGGGACGTCACATCCAGTGAGAAAACCCTGAACATCATGTTCTGGGTGGCGATGATTTTCGTGCCGATCGTGCTGTCCTACACCCTCTGGGGTTACTACAAGATGTGGGGACGACTGAGCACGGACTTTATCGAAAGCAACAAACACGGCGTTTATTGA
- the cydP gene encoding cytochrome oxidase putative small subunit CydP: MPERKSIFSIPLVRELSLFLLLKLILIFAIKAAYFSDPVDLSHPEESISKQFGVIPTQSEDHYDQ, encoded by the coding sequence ATGCCTGAGCGCAAGTCCATTTTTTCCATTCCTCTGGTGCGCGAACTCAGTCTGTTTCTGCTGCTCAAACTGATTCTGATATTCGCCATCAAGGCGGCCTACTTCTCTGATCCTGTGGATTTATCCCATCCAGAGGAAAGCATTTCCAAGCAGTTCGGCGTTATTCCTACTCAATCGGAGGATCACTATGATCAGTGA